One part of the Borreliella afzelii genome encodes these proteins:
- a CDS encoding STAS domain-containing protein, translated as MIYRPEGELVINSIFKVKEDLLNIFKKMKEGDTLTIDLSNVEKIDITFIQILYASNKYAKNRNLFVKIEYPSDEVLSSLIYGGFLTDIEDVDSFDLGLNLVGF; from the coding sequence ATGATTTATAGGCCTGAGGGAGAGCTTGTAATAAATAGTATTTTTAAGGTAAAAGAAGATTTGTTGAATATTTTTAAAAAAATGAAAGAAGGGGATACTCTTACCATTGATCTTTCAAATGTTGAGAAAATAGATATTACTTTTATACAAATTTTATATGCATCTAATAAATATGCTAAGAATAGAAATTTATTTGTAAAAATTGAGTATCCATCCGATGAGGTTTTAAGCTCGTTGATATATGGCGGGTTTTTGACAGATATTGAAGATGTTGATAGCTTTGATTTGGGACTTAATTTAGTTGGATTTTAG
- a CDS encoding chemotaxis protein CheW has product MGMDSDIQDSLSQYLLFSLDELYAIEIKYVVEVLEYTKISKIPRTPSYMAGIINNRGKIVPIIDIRKQFGMSDRVVDEDDKKRNKGVNVSNIIILTLVYEGDEFNLGILVDYVNEVLELDPFSIDDAPKIGSGFNSKFISGIGKSNNKFIIILDVENLFDVRELSRFRNTTIYDPEYQQQ; this is encoded by the coding sequence ATAGGTATGGATTCAGATATACAAGACTCTTTAAGTCAGTACCTTTTGTTTAGTTTAGACGAACTTTATGCTATTGAGATTAAATATGTTGTTGAGGTTTTGGAATATACTAAGATATCAAAAATTCCAAGGACCCCTAGTTACATGGCAGGAATAATAAACAATAGGGGTAAAATCGTTCCAATAATTGATATTAGAAAACAATTTGGAATGAGCGATCGTGTTGTTGATGAGGATGATAAAAAGAGAAATAAGGGAGTTAATGTTTCAAATATTATTATATTGACTTTAGTTTACGAGGGAGATGAATTTAATCTTGGAATTTTGGTAGATTATGTTAACGAAGTTCTTGAATTAGATCCATTTAGCATTGATGATGCTCCTAAGATTGGATCAGGGTTTAATTCAAAATTTATTTCAGGAATTGGTAAGAGCAATAATAAATTTATTATTATTTTAGATGTAGAAAATCTATTTGATGTTAGAGAACTTTCCAGATTTAGAAATACAACAATATACGATCCCGAATATCAGCAGCAATAG